Proteins encoded by one window of Rouxiella chamberiensis:
- a CDS encoding FecCD family ABC transporter permease: MTRIPAQVWVLVGLVALLLILALVAANSGAIALSVTTLFHQPFDRQLWDIWVTIRLPRVLLAMVVGCGLACSGTVMQGVFRNPLADPGLLGISSGAALFVALIIVFPLPLPGVFALYSQMLGAFCGSLAISFIVFLLSRMEHNGLSRLLLAGIAINAICGAAVGVLTYVSNDSQLRQFSLWSMGTLGQAQWSTLTVAASVIIPASIATQFLARKLNLLQLGDEDAHYLGVNVRQTQRILLLLSALLVGASVAVCGIIGFIGLVIPHLLRMQIGADHRWLLPGSALGGACLLLLADTLARTWVAPAEMPVGLLTALLGGPYFLWLILRAGGQRRG, from the coding sequence ATGACGCGCATTCCGGCGCAGGTGTGGGTGTTGGTCGGACTGGTCGCCCTGCTGTTGATTCTGGCGCTGGTCGCCGCCAACAGCGGGGCCATCGCCCTTTCCGTGACCACGCTTTTTCATCAACCGTTCGACCGGCAACTGTGGGACATCTGGGTAACGATTCGACTGCCGCGCGTATTGCTGGCGATGGTCGTCGGCTGCGGGCTTGCCTGTTCCGGCACGGTGATGCAGGGTGTGTTTCGCAATCCGCTGGCCGACCCGGGGTTATTGGGGATAAGTAGCGGAGCGGCGCTTTTTGTCGCGCTGATTATTGTCTTTCCTCTGCCGCTGCCCGGCGTTTTCGCACTCTATAGCCAGATGCTGGGGGCTTTCTGTGGAAGTCTGGCGATATCCTTTATCGTATTTCTGCTGAGTAGAATGGAACACAACGGCCTGTCGCGTCTGCTGCTGGCCGGCATCGCCATCAACGCCATCTGCGGCGCAGCCGTTGGCGTGCTGACTTATGTCAGTAACGACAGCCAGTTGCGGCAGTTTTCGCTGTGGAGCATGGGCACGCTCGGCCAGGCGCAATGGTCGACGCTGACCGTCGCCGCCTCGGTAATTATTCCTGCCAGCATCGCCACGCAATTTCTGGCGCGCAAATTAAACCTACTGCAACTAGGCGACGAAGACGCGCATTATCTCGGCGTCAACGTGCGCCAGACACAGCGCATTCTATTGCTGCTCAGCGCCCTTCTGGTCGGGGCTTCGGTGGCGGTCTGCGGCATTATCGGCTTTATCGGTCTGGTTATTCCGCACCTGCTGCGCATGCAAATCGGTGCCGATCACCGCTGGCTGCTGCCGGGTTCAGCCCTTGGCGGTGCCTGTCTGCTATTGCTGGCCGATACGCTGGCCCGAACGTGGGTTGCGCCTGCCGAAATGCCGGTTGGCCTGCTGACCGCACTGCTCGGCGGCCCTTATTTCCTATGGCTGATTTTACGTGCCGGAGGCCAACGCCGTGGCTGA
- a CDS encoding protein adenylyltransferase SelO, with translation MPQFEHHYLDQLTGFYTELQPTPLKGARLLYHSAPLAAELRLESALFNPENSGYWSGETLFPGMKPLAQVYSGHQFGVWAGQLGDGRGLLLGEQKLADGTFVDWHLKGAGSTPYSRMGDGRAVLRSVIREFLASEALHHLGIPTTRALTIVTSDEPVYREQTERGAMLIRVAPSHIRFGHFEHFYYRKQPGQVKQLADYVIEHFWSALENRQDRYVSWFTDVVERTARLIAQWQSVGFAHGVMNTDNMSILGLTLDYGPYGFLDDYKPDFICNHTDNQGRYSFDNQPSVAYWNLHRLAQALSGLMSTEELQSALAAYEPALMTEYGRLMRAKLGLFTQSKEDNNILTGLLSLMAKEGRDYTRTFRALGNVEQHQTLSPLRDDFIDRDAFDRWYESYRQRLLQENIDDATRRKAMNNVNPRIILRNYLAQQAIESAQTDDIEQLKTLHEALQQPFGDDPRFDALAALPPDWGKHLEVSCSS, from the coding sequence ATGCCGCAATTCGAACATCACTATCTTGACCAGTTGACCGGTTTCTACACCGAGCTGCAGCCAACGCCGCTCAAGGGCGCGCGTCTGCTCTATCACAGCGCTCCGCTGGCCGCCGAACTCAGGCTGGAGTCCGCCTTGTTCAACCCTGAAAATTCGGGCTACTGGAGTGGCGAAACGTTGTTTCCGGGGATGAAACCACTGGCGCAGGTTTACAGTGGGCATCAGTTTGGTGTCTGGGCCGGACAGCTTGGCGACGGGCGTGGCCTGCTGCTCGGCGAACAGAAACTGGCTGACGGAACGTTTGTCGACTGGCATCTGAAGGGGGCTGGCTCTACGCCCTATTCCCGTATGGGCGATGGTCGCGCCGTGCTGCGGTCGGTGATTCGCGAATTTCTTGCGTCGGAAGCGCTGCACCATCTCGGCATTCCCACCACCCGCGCGCTTACCATTGTCACCAGCGACGAGCCGGTGTACCGCGAGCAAACCGAGCGTGGCGCAATGCTGATTCGCGTTGCGCCAAGCCATATCCGCTTTGGTCATTTCGAGCATTTTTACTACCGCAAGCAGCCCGGGCAGGTCAAACAGCTGGCGGATTACGTCATCGAACACTTCTGGTCGGCGCTGGAAAACCGGCAGGACCGCTATGTGTCGTGGTTCACCGACGTCGTAGAGCGCACTGCGAGACTGATTGCGCAATGGCAAAGCGTAGGGTTCGCCCACGGCGTGATGAACACCGACAATATGTCGATTCTCGGCTTGACCCTCGATTATGGCCCCTACGGTTTCCTCGATGACTACAAACCCGATTTTATCTGCAATCATACCGATAATCAGGGCCGCTACAGCTTTGATAATCAGCCTTCGGTGGCCTACTGGAATCTGCATAGACTGGCGCAGGCACTGTCGGGCCTGATGTCTACCGAAGAGCTGCAATCTGCGCTGGCCGCCTATGAACCTGCGCTGATGACCGAATATGGCCGCCTGATGCGCGCCAAGCTGGGTCTCTTTACCCAGAGCAAAGAGGACAACAATATCCTGACCGGTCTATTGAGTCTGATGGCGAAAGAGGGGCGCGACTATACCCGCACGTTCCGTGCTCTTGGCAACGTCGAGCAGCATCAGACTCTGTCGCCGCTGCGCGATGATTTTATCGATCGCGACGCGTTTGACCGCTGGTACGAGAGTTATCGTCAACGTCTGTTGCAGGAAAACATCGACGACGCGACGCGCCGAAAAGCGATGAATAACGTGAATCCCCGCATTATTTTGCGTAATTATCTGGCGCAGCAGGCGATAGAAAGCGCGCAGACGGATGACATCGAGCAGTTAAAAACGCTGCATGAGGCGCTGCAACAACCGTTTGGCGACGACCCGCGTTTTGATGCTCTGGCGGCACTGCCGCCGGATTGGGGCAAACATCTTGAGGTGTCCTGTTCCAGTTAA
- a CDS encoding heme/hemin ABC transporter substrate-binding protein, with protein sequence MFSSQAAERIVSIGGDVTEIVYALGAGNELVARDSTSTHPDKATKLPDVGYMRMLNAEGILSTKPTLVLSSELAQPSLALQQVAQSHVKVVRVPGSPTLDTVVQKIEVIANALGRQAEGEKLITDYRNQLKAIQGTPLHAKVLFIMSHGGMSSMAAGQNTAADSIITSAGAQNAMQGFSRYRPLSQEGIVAAAPDLLLLTGDGVKTLGGIDNVWKLPGLAMTPAGKNKRVLIVDDMALLGFGLETPAALARLRQAAEQVK encoded by the coding sequence ATGTTTTCTTCACAGGCTGCCGAAAGAATTGTGAGCATCGGCGGCGACGTGACCGAAATTGTCTATGCATTGGGCGCAGGTAACGAACTCGTCGCACGTGACAGCACCAGCACGCATCCGGATAAGGCAACCAAACTGCCGGATGTCGGGTACATGCGTATGCTCAATGCAGAGGGCATTTTGTCCACAAAGCCGACACTGGTGCTGAGTTCCGAACTGGCTCAGCCCTCGCTCGCGTTACAGCAGGTGGCGCAAAGTCATGTCAAGGTAGTGCGTGTGCCGGGCAGTCCTACCCTCGATACCGTCGTGCAGAAAATTGAAGTTATCGCCAATGCGCTGGGTCGTCAGGCCGAAGGGGAGAAATTGATAACCGATTATCGTAATCAATTGAAAGCCATTCAAGGCACGCCGCTGCACGCCAAAGTGTTGTTTATCATGAGTCATGGCGGGATGAGTTCGATGGCGGCAGGGCAAAATACGGCTGCCGATTCCATCATCACCTCGGCGGGCGCGCAAAACGCGATGCAGGGGTTCAGCCGCTATCGTCCGCTGTCGCAGGAAGGCATCGTTGCCGCCGCCCCCGATCTGTTGCTGCTAACGGGTGACGGCGTCAAGACTCTGGGCGGAATCGACAACGTCTGGAAATTACCCGGACTCGCCATGACGCCAGCCGGGAAGAACAAGCGGGTGCTGATTGTTGATGATATGGCATTGCTCGGCTTTGGTCTCGAGACTCCCGCAGCGCTCGCCAGACTGCGTCAGGCGGCGGAACAGGTAAAATGA
- a CDS encoding superinfection immunity protein translates to MTTGQMLIPIAVILACAGYLLPFLIADHRKHAKLPAIFGLNLVFGWTLIGWIAALIWALSRTEILGNQQSEIRS, encoded by the coding sequence ATGACTACAGGCCAAATGCTTATCCCGATTGCCGTTATTCTGGCTTGTGCGGGCTACCTGCTTCCCTTCCTGATCGCCGATCATCGTAAACACGCTAAACTTCCGGCTATCTTCGGGCTGAATCTGGTGTTTGGCTGGACCCTCATCGGTTGGATTGCTGCATTGATCTGGGCGCTTTCGCGCACGGAAATTTTAGGGAATCAGCAGTCCGAAATCAGAAGTTAA
- a CDS encoding TetR family transcriptional regulator yields MTENTLPKLLRHPPSGGYARGDETRQRIIDSAIVLFGELGFEGASTRAIAREAGVNTPALQYYFENKEGLYVTCADFLATESFRWFEPLLARIAQLDEPDDEACIEMFCQMLETVLERVLNINTVYQRRLFHARIKMGQGPERAAELFNEKLIDHIHLAGVTLVARIAGTKIDDDRSQIRTQALFGLATTFYTNKHPIYTSGDEQGQFPAERMALIKNTVREQCQVLMRSWRVNSD; encoded by the coding sequence ATGACAGAGAACACGCTTCCAAAATTGCTGCGCCATCCTCCTTCAGGCGGTTATGCCCGGGGCGATGAAACGCGACAACGTATTATCGACAGCGCAATCGTCCTGTTTGGCGAGTTGGGTTTCGAAGGCGCCTCGACGCGCGCCATTGCCCGCGAGGCCGGAGTCAATACGCCTGCGCTGCAATATTATTTCGAGAATAAAGAAGGACTTTACGTCACCTGCGCGGATTTTCTGGCGACCGAAAGCTTTCGCTGGTTTGAACCTTTGCTTGCCCGCATCGCCCAGCTTGACGAGCCTGACGATGAAGCCTGCATTGAAATGTTCTGCCAGATGCTGGAAACCGTGCTCGAGCGCGTGCTGAACATCAACACTGTTTATCAACGCCGTCTGTTTCATGCCCGTATCAAGATGGGGCAGGGGCCGGAGAGAGCCGCCGAGTTATTCAATGAAAAGCTGATTGACCATATTCATCTCGCAGGCGTGACGCTGGTGGCGCGTATTGCCGGAACGAAAATCGATGATGATCGATCGCAAATCAGGACCCAGGCGCTGTTTGGATTGGCGACAACTTTTTATACGAATAAACATCCGATCTACACCTCGGGTGATGAACAGGGGCAATTCCCCGCCGAAAGAATGGCATTAATCAAAAACACCGTCCGCGAGCAGTGTCAGGTGCTGATGCGCAGCTGGCGGGTCAACTCGGACTGA
- a CDS encoding TolC family protein, translating to MTKTLRRMIPLTGVAVLLTACSVGPDYHGAPSLPVSKTFARLPASGVSTRQAQASWWLAFHDDRLSQLIERAMQHNPDMAIARARLQQSRASLAGDRARQLPKLDASATMVRAGLPGSDGELPIDNPLNLYSSSFDASWELDLFGQQRRATEAGQASQQASEASLADTQVAIAADVASNYLKLCGAQEQWANLQRNIALQQQMLTLTRQRQSRGAANESDVNRLQTQLETTQAELPNRRAQINEYKDQLAFLSGLTPGALDSVLSGATTLPAQPQKR from the coding sequence ATGACTAAAACATTACGACGAATGATTCCACTAACCGGTGTTGCCGTGCTGCTGACGGCGTGCTCTGTCGGGCCTGATTATCACGGCGCACCCAGCCTGCCGGTCAGCAAGACCTTTGCCCGCCTGCCTGCATCCGGCGTAAGTACGCGTCAGGCGCAAGCCTCCTGGTGGCTGGCGTTCCACGACGACCGTTTAAGCCAGCTAATCGAAAGAGCAATGCAGCATAATCCGGATATGGCGATAGCCCGCGCCAGGCTGCAACAGTCGCGCGCCTCGCTGGCGGGTGACCGAGCCCGACAACTGCCGAAGCTTGATGCCAGCGCCACGATGGTCCGTGCAGGCTTGCCGGGCAGTGACGGCGAATTGCCCATCGATAATCCGCTCAATCTTTACAGCAGCAGCTTCGATGCCAGCTGGGAGCTGGACCTGTTTGGTCAGCAGCGCCGTGCAACCGAAGCGGGTCAAGCCAGTCAGCAGGCCAGTGAAGCCAGTCTGGCCGACACCCAGGTGGCGATTGCCGCCGACGTGGCCAGCAATTATCTGAAACTGTGCGGCGCACAGGAGCAGTGGGCCAATCTGCAACGCAACATCGCGTTGCAACAGCAGATGCTGACATTGACTCGGCAACGCCAATCGCGAGGCGCCGCCAACGAGAGTGACGTCAACCGTCTTCAAACCCAGCTTGAAACTACGCAGGCCGAACTGCCAAACCGGCGGGCGCAGATAAACGAGTACAAGGACCAGCTGGCGTTTCTGTCGGGCCTGACGCCGGGCGCACTGGATTCTGTGCTCTCGGGCGCAACCACCCTTCCCGCCCAGCCTCAGAAACGTTGA
- a CDS encoding dihydrofolate reductase, with translation MILISMIYTTSQDNILGHKKTIPWQAKGEQARFNAATLDKLVVMGRQTYEAQFRAHPYDNIIVLGSQPLKDAQVKWASSLDEALKIAEAEGRTEIVITGGAKLYSEAINICHVIYKSTVLVNVIGDVYGPKIPTDRFKLVWVKNIKENPSYSYQTFVTKEFESRKLTSDFGLLIP, from the coding sequence ATGATATTGATTTCAATGATCTACACGACGTCGCAAGACAATATACTGGGTCACAAAAAAACGATCCCCTGGCAAGCCAAAGGAGAACAAGCCCGTTTTAATGCCGCCACGTTAGACAAACTGGTTGTCATGGGCCGACAGACCTATGAAGCCCAATTCCGCGCCCATCCTTACGACAACATCATCGTCCTCGGTTCCCAGCCTTTGAAGGATGCTCAAGTGAAATGGGCAAGCTCGCTGGATGAAGCCTTAAAGATTGCCGAGGCAGAAGGCCGCACCGAAATTGTTATTACTGGCGGCGCGAAACTCTACAGTGAAGCGATTAATATTTGCCACGTGATATATAAATCGACTGTGCTGGTCAACGTAATCGGCGATGTCTACGGCCCGAAAATACCCACCGACCGATTTAAACTGGTCTGGGTGAAAAATATAAAAGAGAATCCTTCCTATTCCTACCAGACTTTTGTGACGAAAGAGTTTGAAAGCAGAAAATTAACTTCTGATTTCGGACTGCTGATTCCCTAA
- a CDS encoding hemin-degrading factor encodes MPTISHEIYQQAKQQNPGKYARDLADILGISEAELTDARVNHDAIRLDVDARTLLTALESVGGTKSITRNAFAVHEQQGEYKNQHLNGHAGLVLNPRALDLRLFLSQWHAVYALNEVSPKGPGQSLQFFDAQGNAVHKVYATDETHLQAWNALVEQYSAKSALPLEIKPADSAEPVQGDTQGLDADWRAMTDVHQFFQILRRRNLTRQQAFRAVGDDLAYQVDNSALTEILNKANQAQNEIMIFVSNKGCVQIFTGQIEKVMPHGEWINVFNARFTLHVVETAIAESWVTRKPTKDGFVTSLELFAADGSQIAQLFGQRTEGQPEQTVWRDQISALDPQGVAA; translated from the coding sequence ATGCCGACAATCAGCCATGAAATTTATCAGCAAGCCAAACAGCAAAATCCTGGAAAATATGCCCGCGATTTAGCCGATATTCTGGGCATCAGTGAAGCGGAATTAACCGACGCACGTGTTAATCATGACGCCATCCGCCTCGATGTCGACGCGCGCACGCTCTTGACGGCGCTTGAAAGCGTGGGCGGGACAAAATCCATCACCCGTAATGCCTTTGCTGTGCATGAACAACAGGGCGAATATAAAAATCAGCACCTTAATGGACACGCCGGTCTGGTCCTCAATCCGCGTGCGCTTGATTTACGTCTGTTCCTCAGTCAGTGGCACGCCGTCTATGCCCTTAATGAAGTCTCGCCAAAAGGCCCGGGCCAGAGCCTGCAATTTTTTGATGCGCAGGGTAATGCCGTGCACAAGGTTTATGCCACCGATGAAACCCATCTCCAGGCATGGAACGCACTCGTTGAACAATATTCAGCTAAATCGGCGTTGCCCCTTGAAATCAAACCTGCCGACTCGGCTGAGCCGGTTCAGGGCGATACCCAGGGATTGGATGCCGACTGGCGTGCCATGACCGATGTGCACCAGTTCTTCCAGATTCTGCGTCGCCGTAATTTGACGCGCCAGCAGGCATTTCGCGCCGTGGGCGACGATTTAGCCTATCAGGTTGATAATTCGGCGCTGACCGAAATCCTGAACAAGGCCAATCAGGCGCAAAACGAAATCATGATTTTCGTCAGCAACAAAGGGTGTGTGCAGATCTTTACCGGCCAAATCGAAAAGGTCATGCCGCACGGCGAGTGGATCAATGTCTTCAACGCGCGCTTTACCCTGCACGTGGTCGAGACGGCCATTGCCGAAAGCTGGGTCACGCGTAAGCCGACCAAAGACGGTTTCGTGACCAGTCTTGAGCTTTTTGCCGCCGACGGCAGTCAGATTGCCCAGTTGTTCGGACAACGTACTGAAGGCCAGCCGGAGCAAACCGTCTGGCGTGACCAGATTTCGGCGCTTGATCCACAGGGCGTGGCGGCATGA
- a CDS encoding DHA2 family efflux MFS transporter permease subunit: MSTGYLLSEIVMIPLAAWLSRLLGLRNFLLWCALLFIVFSVICGTSGSLTQMIIGRVGQGFAGGAMIPTAQMIIRTRLPRHQLSFGMSIFGVIVILGPVMGPVLGGWLAENVSWNWCFFLNLPVGIGLMALLLTGLPKEKPHWQGFREADWLGIFGLSIGLSCLTVVLEEGQRDRWFESTLIVWLTISMIAGFIVLGIAQFTAKKPVIRLSLLRNARFVSVLLIVFVVGMGLYCVLYLLPQFLSGVAGYNAEQSGMVLLISGIPSLMLMPVLPRMLRSIDSRILVITGIVCFAASCFLDITLTTQSTGDDFFWSQLLRGAGQIMAMMPLNQASMAAVKDDEVADAAGIYNMMRNLGGSVGLALLGIFIDRQKKLHDDIIRESVTANSPLADSRISASTGQFLTQSGDMLHAKMQAFGQLANEISQQAMVMTYSESFFVLGIALVCCIPLALLLRAPKLSNK, translated from the coding sequence ATCTCTACCGGCTATTTACTCTCGGAAATCGTGATGATCCCGCTGGCCGCCTGGCTCAGCCGCCTACTGGGTCTGCGTAATTTCCTGCTGTGGTGCGCACTGCTGTTTATCGTGTTTTCCGTCATCTGCGGCACCTCGGGCAGCCTGACGCAAATGATTATCGGCCGCGTCGGTCAGGGTTTTGCAGGTGGCGCGATGATCCCGACGGCGCAGATGATCATCCGCACCCGTTTGCCTCGTCATCAGCTTTCATTCGGGATGTCTATTTTTGGCGTTATCGTGATCCTCGGCCCTGTAATGGGGCCGGTGCTCGGCGGCTGGCTGGCTGAAAATGTCAGCTGGAACTGGTGCTTCTTCCTTAATCTGCCGGTCGGTATCGGTTTGATGGCGCTGCTGCTCACGGGATTGCCGAAGGAAAAACCGCATTGGCAAGGATTCAGGGAGGCCGACTGGCTGGGTATCTTTGGCCTGAGTATCGGGCTGAGTTGCCTTACCGTCGTACTCGAAGAAGGTCAGCGCGACCGCTGGTTTGAATCGACGCTTATCGTCTGGCTGACGATATCGATGATCGCGGGCTTTATCGTGCTCGGCATCGCGCAGTTTACGGCGAAGAAACCGGTAATCCGCCTTTCGCTCTTGCGCAATGCCCGTTTCGTCAGTGTGTTGTTGATAGTTTTTGTCGTCGGGATGGGCTTGTACTGCGTGCTTTATCTGCTGCCGCAGTTTCTCAGTGGCGTGGCGGGCTACAACGCCGAACAGTCAGGAATGGTGCTGCTGATTTCGGGCATCCCGAGCCTGATGTTGATGCCTGTGCTGCCGAGAATGCTGCGCAGCATCGACAGCCGCATTCTGGTCATCACCGGCATTGTCTGTTTCGCGGCAAGCTGTTTTCTGGACATCACGCTGACCACGCAAAGCACCGGCGATGACTTCTTCTGGTCGCAACTGCTGCGCGGAGCGGGGCAGATCATGGCGATGATGCCGCTCAATCAGGCGTCGATGGCGGCGGTCAAAGACGATGAAGTTGCCGATGCCGCCGGTATCTACAACATGATGCGCAATCTGGGAGGATCGGTCGGCCTGGCGCTGCTGGGCATTTTTATCGACCGGCAGAAGAAGCTGCATGACGACATTATTCGCGAGTCGGTAACGGCGAACTCTCCGCTGGCTGACAGCCGTATTTCGGCCAGCACGGGGCAGTTCCTCACCCAAAGCGGCGACATGCTGCATGCCAAAATGCAGGCTTTCGGCCAGTTGGCCAACGAAATTTCTCAACAGGCGATGGTCATGACCTACTCGGAGTCGTTCTTCGTGCTGGGCATCGCCCTCGTGTGCTGTATTCCGCTGGCGCTGTTGCTGCGCGCGCCAAAATTATCAAACAAGTGA
- a CDS encoding HlyD family secretion protein has protein sequence MLRLALAVALIALLAFLYWFFIARYSETTDDAYIQADSVALAPKISGYVAKVLVKDNQWVKAGEPVVQIEDDQYQARLNQASATILADRAAIDQANAEINRQNAQIEQAQAQQRAAQVQLNYSNHEYQRYLPLAASGAENKEKLAELRRSRDQAQADYDANVAAVKSASAQIQSMHAQIEQAKAQLASAQANRAQSNIDFRGTVIYSPLDGRVGDRSVRVGQYVQPGTRLLTVVPEHDLYLVANFKETQLTHMQPGQPATLHVDAFPGHDFSAVVDSFAPGTGSLFALLPPDNATGNFTKIVQRVPVRIRITDKSEAVKRLLAGMSVTVDVDTHPQSSRAQP, from the coding sequence TTGCTGCGCCTTGCCCTGGCCGTCGCCCTGATAGCCCTGCTGGCGTTTCTCTACTGGTTTTTCATAGCCCGTTATAGCGAGACAACCGATGACGCCTATATTCAGGCCGACAGCGTGGCACTCGCGCCGAAAATTTCGGGTTACGTCGCCAAAGTGCTGGTGAAGGATAATCAGTGGGTCAAGGCGGGTGAGCCTGTCGTGCAAATTGAGGACGACCAGTATCAGGCGCGGCTCAATCAGGCCAGCGCCACCATTTTGGCCGATCGGGCCGCCATCGATCAGGCCAATGCCGAAATCAATCGTCAGAATGCGCAAATCGAGCAGGCACAGGCGCAGCAGCGCGCCGCACAGGTTCAGCTCAACTATTCAAATCATGAATACCAACGCTACCTGCCGCTGGCGGCAAGCGGCGCCGAAAATAAAGAGAAACTGGCCGAACTGCGCCGCAGTCGTGATCAGGCGCAGGCCGATTATGATGCCAACGTCGCGGCCGTGAAATCGGCGTCGGCGCAGATTCAATCGATGCATGCGCAGATTGAGCAGGCGAAGGCCCAGCTGGCTTCCGCACAGGCTAATCGCGCCCAGTCCAATATCGATTTTCGCGGCACCGTAATTTACAGCCCGCTTGATGGCCGCGTAGGCGATCGCTCCGTGCGCGTCGGCCAATATGTGCAGCCCGGCACCCGCCTGTTGACGGTGGTGCCCGAGCACGACCTCTATCTGGTCGCCAACTTCAAGGAAACGCAGTTGACGCACATGCAGCCCGGTCAACCCGCAACGCTGCACGTCGATGCCTTCCCGGGTCATGATTTCAGTGCCGTCGTCGACAGCTTTGCGCCGGGCACCGGGTCGCTGTTCGCCCTGCTGCCGCCGGATAATGCCACCGGCAACTTTACCAAAATCGTGCAGCGTGTGCCGGTGCGCATCCGCATCACGGATAAAAGTGAAGCCGTAAAACGCCTGCTGGCGGGCATGTCCGTTACGGTTGATGTCGACACGCATCCGCAGTCTTCACGGGCGCAGCCATGA
- a CDS encoding TolC family protein → MRSAERKLAASTAGIGEHVADLYPKITLRGILGFSSDSGASVYESSNKSWLLVPMLQWNILDFGRIRSQINVAKAERDEAEAQWRKTVLDALRDANGQLSRYGEQRQTLVNYLDVEHAAGRDEKLMQQRYNAGVASLIDVLDTQRSQLDASQKRIQSQTDLAVDYVALQKSLGLGWQV, encoded by the coding sequence GTGCGCAGCGCGGAACGTAAACTTGCGGCCAGCACGGCGGGAATCGGCGAACACGTGGCCGACCTCTACCCGAAAATAACCCTGCGCGGGATCCTCGGGTTTAGCAGTGACAGCGGCGCAAGCGTCTACGAAAGCAGCAACAAGTCGTGGCTGCTCGTCCCGATGTTGCAGTGGAATATTCTCGATTTTGGCCGTATACGCTCACAAATCAATGTCGCCAAAGCCGAACGGGACGAAGCCGAAGCACAGTGGCGAAAAACGGTGCTCGATGCCCTGCGTGATGCCAATGGACAGCTGTCCCGCTATGGTGAGCAACGTCAGACGCTGGTCAATTATCTTGATGTCGAGCACGCCGCAGGACGTGACGAAAAGTTGATGCAGCAACGTTACAATGCGGGCGTCGCCAGCCTGATCGATGTACTTGATACACAACGTTCGCAGCTTGATGCCAGTCAGAAACGGATCCAGTCTCAGACAGATTTGGCCGTGGATTATGTTGCCTTGCAAAAGAGTTTGGGGCTGGGCTGGCAGGTCTGA
- a CDS encoding lipoate--protein ligase → MTALRLLLSDSYDPWFNLAVEDCIFRQMTTQKVLFLWRNAETVVIGQAQNPWKECNTARMEQDGIRLARRSSGGGAVFHDLGNTCFTFMAGKPEYDKSVSTQIILNALANLGITASASGRNDLVALTAEGERKISGSAYRETQQSGFHHGTLLLHADLSRLANYLNPDPKKLQAKGITSVRSRVANLSEFVQGIDHRQICQAITESFFDWYGARVEPEIISPDVFPDLPGFAEQFEKQSSWAWNFGKAPAFSHELNERFVWGGVDIYFDVEKGLISRAQLFTDSLNPEPLNDFVHRLVGRKYYGDDVMAACELSCIAYPPHRPELEQLAIWMKSCIR, encoded by the coding sequence ATGACGGCCTTACGCCTTCTACTTTCCGACTCTTACGATCCCTGGTTCAATCTGGCCGTCGAAGACTGTATCTTTCGGCAAATGACCACCCAGAAGGTACTTTTTCTGTGGCGCAATGCCGAAACCGTGGTCATCGGTCAGGCGCAAAATCCGTGGAAAGAGTGCAACACCGCGCGTATGGAGCAGGACGGTATTCGTCTGGCGCGCCGCAGCAGCGGTGGCGGGGCGGTATTTCACGATCTCGGCAACACCTGCTTTACCTTTATGGCCGGAAAACCCGAATACGACAAAAGTGTTTCCACCCAGATTATCCTTAATGCGCTGGCCAACCTGGGTATTACCGCCAGCGCCTCGGGACGCAATGATCTTGTGGCACTGACCGCGGAGGGTGAGCGAAAAATCTCCGGTTCAGCCTACCGAGAAACGCAGCAGAGTGGATTTCACCACGGCACGCTTTTACTCCATGCCGATCTCAGTCGTTTGGCGAATTACCTGAATCCCGATCCCAAGAAGTTGCAGGCCAAGGGCATCACGTCAGTACGTTCGCGGGTGGCCAATCTCAGTGAATTTGTGCAGGGTATCGATCATCGGCAAATCTGTCAGGCTATTACCGAGTCCTTTTTCGACTGGTATGGCGCGCGCGTAGAACCTGAAATAATCTCTCCCGATGTATTTCCCGATCTTCCGGGATTTGCCGAACAATTTGAAAAGCAAAGCAGTTGGGCATGGAATTTTGGCAAGGCACCGGCCTTTAGCCATGAATTAAATGAGCGCTTTGTTTGGGGTGGCGTAGATATATATTTCGATGTCGAGAAGGGATTAATTAGCCGAGCGCAATTATTTACCGACAGTCTTAATCCGGAACCATTAAATGATTTCGTTCATCGACTGGTGGGCAGGAAATATTATGGTGACGACGTGATGGCCGCCTGCGAATTATCCTGCATCGCCTATCCGCCGCACCGACCGGAACTCGAGCAACTGGCGATATGGATGAAGAGTTGCATAAGGTAG